One stretch of Nitrosococcus watsonii C-113 DNA includes these proteins:
- the xrtA gene encoding exosortase A translates to MNPAERWYLDKKQINWALSWPMATAAVAVVLLVLLLFYLETAVSMTTIWWRSETFAHGMLILPISGYMIWTRRQQLQRLQPSPQPLAVLFILLLSGGWLLARIADVLFAEQLLLVAMIPVVVWGLLGERVVRALAFPLAYLFFAVPLGEALIPPLQDFTAAFAVKSLQISGVPVYWEGRYISIPSGDFLVAEACSGLRYLIASIALGTLYAYLTYSSYWRRAAFIVASVIIPIIANGIRAYAIIMLAYLSNMKLATGVDHIIYGWIFFGVVMLLLFWLGSFWREDEHPGSRASLPRQSELMVAQQAPRAKKLGVTAIVLVLVAGAGPASGIWFKGQVLAADCLVSVPKGQQAWSGPLVPTSIWEPDYSQADKIVRRLYSLPDDSAVQLLIIYYQQERQGAELISSQNRLYDDRYWRRMEENSRSFPLGDDYPQVHETIMRSPDTLRVIWHWYDIAGRRTANSIKAKFLEAWAQLTKQSSGSTLIAVAADSGKLEQARALLLKFLDEMPTVSTPGAMLACQSIPERT, encoded by the coding sequence ATGAACCCTGCTGAACGGTGGTATTTAGATAAGAAGCAGATTAATTGGGCGTTAAGCTGGCCTATGGCAACGGCAGCAGTAGCCGTGGTGCTGCTCGTCTTATTACTGTTTTATCTGGAGACCGCGGTGTCCATGACGACTATTTGGTGGCGTTCTGAAACCTTTGCCCATGGCATGCTTATCCTTCCTATTAGTGGTTATATGATCTGGACGCGGCGGCAGCAACTTCAGCGACTTCAGCCAAGTCCCCAGCCACTAGCCGTACTCTTTATTCTACTATTATCCGGAGGATGGTTATTGGCAAGGATTGCGGACGTGCTATTTGCCGAACAACTGTTATTGGTGGCCATGATTCCAGTAGTGGTATGGGGGTTATTAGGTGAGAGAGTCGTTCGCGCATTGGCGTTCCCGCTTGCTTATTTGTTTTTTGCGGTGCCCCTTGGTGAAGCATTGATTCCGCCGTTGCAAGATTTTACGGCTGCTTTTGCTGTTAAAAGCCTGCAAATTAGCGGGGTGCCGGTCTACTGGGAAGGGCGTTACATCAGTATTCCCTCGGGGGATTTCCTGGTTGCGGAAGCTTGTAGCGGCTTACGTTATCTTATCGCTTCGATTGCGCTTGGCACTCTCTATGCTTATCTCACTTATTCTAGCTATTGGCGCCGTGCTGCATTTATTGTGGCTTCGGTTATCATACCCATTATTGCTAATGGCATTCGGGCCTACGCCATTATTATGCTGGCTTACCTCAGTAATATGAAGTTGGCTACTGGAGTGGATCATATTATTTATGGGTGGATTTTCTTTGGTGTAGTGATGTTATTGCTCTTTTGGCTGGGTTCTTTCTGGCGTGAAGATGAGCACCCTGGCAGCAGGGCTTCACTACCTAGGCAATCTGAATTGATGGTTGCCCAGCAGGCTCCTCGTGCGAAAAAACTAGGCGTTACGGCTATTGTGTTGGTATTAGTCGCCGGGGCGGGTCCGGCCAGTGGCATTTGGTTTAAAGGTCAAGTATTGGCAGCCGATTGTTTGGTGTCCGTGCCTAAGGGGCAGCAAGCTTGGAGTGGGCCTCTCGTCCCGACCAGTATTTGGGAACCTGATTATTCTCAAGCAGATAAAATCGTGCGCCGTCTCTATTCATTGCCAGATGACAGCGCGGTACAGCTTCTGATTATCTATTATCAGCAAGAGCGCCAGGGAGCTGAACTTATCAGTTCCCAAAATCGCCTCTACGATGATCGGTACTGGCGCCGGATGGAAGAGAATAGCCGAAGTTTCCCCCTTGGTGATGATTATCCTCAAGTGCATGAAACAATCATGCGTTCCCCTGATACGCTACGGGTCATTTGGCACTGGTATGATATTGCTGGCCGGCGGACGGCCAATTCGATAAAAGCTAAATTCCTTGAAGCCTGGGCCCAACTTACCAAGCAGTCAAGCGGTTCCACGCTCATCGCCGTAGCTGCGGATAGTGGTAAGCTGGAACAAGCCCGGGCGCTACTGCTAAAATTTTTGGATGAGATGCCGACAGTCTCTACACCAGGTGCAATGCTAGCTTGCCAATCAATACCAGAGAGAACATAA
- a CDS encoding TIGR03087 family PEP-CTERM/XrtA system glycosyltransferase, whose translation METVAGASHPVNGAMGCTGSRVRAEMGDLLFLAHRIPFPPNKGDKIRSYHLLRFLASRYRVHVGAFVDDPVDWKYASDLHRLGIDELCLRPLPRALALARCLTALVAGKPLGLAYYKDRCMSRWVQDIAARHSLEGVVIFSSVMAQYLTMLPRRVSAIVDFVDVDSEKWHAYSQTSSPPLSWVYQREARTLLTFERKIAAQAQAATFVSSAEAELFCRLAPEVATQVLAAPNGVDTDFFSPDQHYSSPYRPEQQVLVFTGAMNYRPNVDAVIWFAEAIFPKILAVIPAACFYIVGTQPTEAVRRLSAGRQVYVTGTVADMRPYLAHARAAVAPLRIARGIQNKMLEAMAMARPVLATPEAAEGIDLPPACENLVSATPDQFAAKTIAVLLQGKGEEAGRKGREHVLQNYHWDNHLERFSALLRTPFPRPLIGAEKEAIGGKENADEPC comes from the coding sequence TTGGAAACGGTTGCCGGTGCCTCTCACCCAGTTAATGGGGCCATGGGTTGCACGGGATCTCGGGTAAGGGCGGAAATGGGTGATCTCCTGTTTCTTGCGCATCGGATACCTTTTCCCCCCAATAAAGGCGATAAAATACGTTCCTATCATTTATTGCGTTTTCTTGCTAGCCGTTATCGCGTCCATGTGGGCGCCTTCGTGGATGATCCGGTAGACTGGAAATATGCTTCCGATCTTCATCGGTTAGGAATAGATGAGCTTTGCCTGCGGCCGCTACCGCGAGCTCTCGCATTGGCCCGATGCCTAACAGCATTGGTAGCCGGAAAGCCACTTGGTTTAGCTTATTATAAGGATCGCTGTATGAGCCGCTGGGTGCAAGATATCGCCGCTCGACATTCCCTGGAAGGCGTTGTGATATTTTCCTCTGTAATGGCCCAGTATCTGACTATGCTTCCCCGGCGAGTGTCGGCTATTGTGGATTTTGTGGATGTGGATTCAGAAAAATGGCATGCCTATAGTCAGACATCAAGTCCTCCTTTATCGTGGGTTTATCAGCGTGAAGCCCGTACTCTTTTAACCTTCGAGCGAAAAATAGCTGCACAGGCACAGGCTGCAACCTTTGTTTCCTCGGCAGAGGCTGAGTTATTCTGCCGTTTAGCTCCGGAAGTGGCGACACAAGTGCTTGCAGCGCCTAATGGGGTCGATACGGATTTTTTCTCTCCGGATCAGCATTATTCCTCTCCTTATCGTCCGGAGCAGCAGGTGTTGGTGTTTACTGGTGCCATGAATTACCGTCCTAATGTAGATGCGGTAATTTGGTTTGCTGAAGCTATTTTTCCGAAGATTTTAGCGGTGATTCCTGCTGCCTGTTTCTATATCGTAGGTACGCAACCGACTGAAGCTGTGCGACGTCTCTCGGCAGGGCGGCAAGTATATGTGACAGGTACTGTAGCGGATATGCGTCCTTATTTAGCCCATGCCCGAGCTGCGGTGGCGCCTCTGCGGATTGCCCGTGGAATTCAAAACAAGATGCTGGAGGCGATGGCCATGGCCCGGCCTGTGCTAGCCACTCCAGAGGCTGCCGAGGGTATCGACTTGCCTCCGGCATGTGAGAATCTAGTGAGCGCAACACCGGATCAATTTGCAGCAAAAACCATTGCAGTATTGCTGCAGGGGAAGGGAGAGGAGGCAGGCAGGAAAGGCCGGGAGCATGTTTTACAAAACTACCATTGGGATAATCACTTGGAACGTTTTTCGGCGTTACTCCGTACCCCTTTTCCTCGTCCCCTGATCGGTGCGGAGAAAGAAGCTATCGGTGGAAAGGAAAATGCAGATGAACCCTGCTGA
- a CDS encoding FemAB family XrtA/PEP-CTERM system-associated protein, which translates to MGNEALHSTDERPLTICALTTKEEKRWNEFVETHPEATFFHLAGWREVLERAYGHTTHYFYAEQGGQMVGLLPLARIRSRLFGDALISTPFCVYGGAVGSREACEALEAAAYRLAWDLGVDYLELRNLQLRHSNWPRSELYVTFRKHIDSDPEKNLAAIPRKQRAMVRKGIKAGLTSSTDSDIERFFLIYSESVRNLGTPVFPKRYFEILKAVFGERCEVLTIFHEGTAISSVMSFYFRDEVLPYYGGGLAGAREFKANDFMYWELMRRALERSVRVFDYGRSKLNVGSYRFKIHWGFEPQPLYYEYKLIKANKVPEKNPLNPRYRLFVEGWKRLPVPLTQLMGPWVARDLG; encoded by the coding sequence ATGGGAAATGAAGCATTGCATTCTACTGATGAGCGCCCTTTGACGATCTGCGCTTTAACCACAAAAGAAGAAAAGCGCTGGAATGAGTTTGTGGAAACCCATCCTGAAGCAACCTTTTTCCACCTGGCGGGCTGGCGGGAGGTGCTAGAACGGGCTTATGGACATACAACCCATTATTTCTATGCTGAGCAGGGCGGCCAAATGGTGGGTCTGCTCCCCTTGGCACGTATCCGCAGCCGGCTATTTGGTGATGCTCTTATCTCAACACCTTTTTGCGTTTATGGTGGTGCGGTGGGATCACGGGAAGCCTGTGAAGCGCTGGAAGCCGCCGCCTATCGGTTAGCCTGGGATTTAGGAGTGGATTATCTTGAACTGCGTAATCTCCAACTCCGCCATTCTAACTGGCCCCGGTCTGAGCTTTACGTAACCTTTCGTAAACATATTGATTCTGATCCAGAAAAAAATCTTGCGGCTATTCCTCGTAAACAGCGGGCGATGGTGCGTAAAGGGATCAAAGCAGGATTAACCAGCAGCACAGACTCGGATATAGAACGTTTCTTTTTGATCTATTCTGAGAGTGTCCGTAATTTAGGGACTCCAGTTTTTCCAAAGCGCTATTTTGAAATCCTTAAGGCTGTATTTGGGGAGCGCTGCGAAGTGTTGACCATCTTTCATGAAGGAACTGCGATAAGCAGTGTGATGAGCTTTTATTTTCGCGATGAAGTGCTTCCCTATTATGGAGGGGGGCTTGCAGGGGCCCGGGAGTTCAAAGCCAATGATTTCATGTACTGGGAATTAATGCGCCGGGCCTTGGAGCGGAGTGTGCGCGTGTTTGATTATGGGCGGAGCAAGTTGAATGTCGGTTCCTATCGTTTTAAGATCCACTGGGGGTTTGAACCTCAGCCCTTATATTATGAATATAAATTGATCAAGGCAAATAAAGTCCCTGAAAAGAATCCCCTCAATCCCCGTTATCGTCTCTTTGTGGAAGGTTGGAAACGGTTGCCGGTGCCTCTCACCCAGTTAATGGGGCCATGGGTTGCACGGGATCTCGGGTAA